One Solibacillus sp. R5-41 DNA segment encodes these proteins:
- a CDS encoding DUF5068 domain-containing protein yields MKRNLIVYFSLLMITVLMVSGCAGSEEETKKEVSANVDQEKPDEADKEAKEEKEEDNKETASANDFSSLIQYMEKETQGTTKVLYENNTPQAHKMENVSISLDAYTIVELKDFHTDFSIPFGSETDGGVILAKYTVKNDMEKDVYYMPSEYITFTGAEKHYSHNRYLIPKEDQLSTKLPFDKDYLLKAGEEVIGYAAYSFGATDLKKINELETVTVMVPKVFTEKGDFSTSTSLGSEGKFELAMNEGGVEKIASNAVFYQDRATVDNWGDKEMLKEKSGINDSKQLGDVNVTLDGYQFTSFTPNEVEAPRFSNFKNGIVILTAKFKLDNKASSEIGMPFMTSRLTVNDGSQYLLNDNMLLKYREADNIKPGESGELLQVYAFDQEQYEKIWKDKAFEIELGPIKDKEAKDTSKGKRLMFTLPN; encoded by the coding sequence ATGAAAAGAAATTTAATTGTGTATTTTTCGTTATTAATGATTACTGTACTAATGGTTAGTGGCTGTGCAGGAAGTGAAGAAGAAACAAAAAAAGAAGTTTCAGCTAATGTAGATCAAGAAAAACCAGACGAAGCAGATAAAGAAGCCAAGGAAGAGAAAGAAGAGGATAATAAAGAAACTGCCAGTGCGAATGACTTTTCTTCATTAATTCAATATATGGAGAAAGAAACGCAAGGGACAACGAAAGTTCTTTACGAGAACAACACGCCACAAGCACATAAAATGGAGAATGTTTCTATATCGTTAGATGCATATACAATAGTAGAATTAAAGGATTTCCACACAGATTTCAGTATACCGTTTGGAAGTGAAACAGATGGTGGTGTCATTTTAGCTAAGTATACGGTGAAGAATGATATGGAGAAAGATGTTTATTACATGCCTAGTGAATATATTACCTTTACGGGTGCAGAAAAACATTATTCGCATAATAGATATTTAATTCCAAAAGAAGATCAATTATCAACAAAGTTGCCTTTTGATAAAGATTATTTGCTAAAAGCGGGTGAAGAAGTGATAGGGTACGCCGCTTATTCTTTCGGCGCAACTGACTTAAAGAAAATTAATGAGCTAGAAACTGTGACAGTAATGGTGCCAAAGGTGTTTACAGAAAAAGGGGATTTTAGTACATCGACATCGCTTGGTTCAGAGGGGAAATTTGAGCTTGCCATGAATGAAGGTGGTGTAGAAAAAATAGCAAGTAACGCAGTGTTTTATCAAGATAGAGCAACAGTGGACAACTGGGGTGATAAGGAGATGCTGAAGGAAAAAAGCGGCATCAATGACAGTAAGCAATTGGGTGATGTGAATGTCACATTAGATGGTTACCAATTTACCTCATTTACACCAAATGAGGTAGAAGCACCTCGATTTTCTAATTTCAAGAATGGTATTGTAATATTAACAGCGAAGTTTAAGCTAGATAATAAAGCATCTAGTGAAATTGGCATGCCATTCATGACTTCAAGACTAACTGTTAATGACGGTTCTCAATATTTATTAAATGATAATATGCTACTAAAATATCGTGAGGCTGACAACATTAAGCCTGGAGAATCTGGGGAGTTATTACAAGTATACGCTTTTGATCAAGAACAATATGAAAAGATATGGAAAGATAAAGCTTTTGAAATTGAACTTGGTCCAATTAAAGATAAAGAAGCAAAAGATACTTCTAAAGGTAAAAGATTAATGTTTACTTTACCAAATTAA
- a CDS encoding BTAD domain-containing putative transcriptional regulator: protein MEQHIFVSKLIPPTPVQNYLRRANLLKKLSEWEQAKCIILTSSAGYGKTSLISQFVHDQKIVCTWYQITSDDDAIFPFLRHLIVSVQQQFPTFGQGMTGWDAKLKFHNVEELLQLSKQLVNEFHKINQPILVVLDDYHYVSHVFSINYVLNQLLQFLPKTIHLMVATRKMPEWNCLLKLRMNNQLIECVEQEFIFSEEDIQFLFEAYFERSLSDEECEFVMQMTEGWAMAVLLLAYQAKHTDKQLIDIANGSVTNFFAFLSEEVFDKLESNVQQLLLKLSVHQLISLDVLTDIYGEKWGEDVQNQLSKIAFVIPLAGGRKYRFHALFQQFLQQHLKACSPETFEQLHEDAAIYYANGQLGILAVTHATYLSNSQLLERLLLQFAPQFIEAGQFDYLIERIKDIPYANKGYQLLYYEGESQRYRAHYEKAKNAYLACYELAQIQQDSVFMMRAQFGLANIYLDTLQPVFAEGHLQHAILLLEEAKVSDEERQKINIYYTENLVNLGRAGEAQRWSEEQQLSLKLNNIDARLYLRQGQLELAKETLKHRVAKPFQWEEAHRTTDLLLVLIDVLTGENEQAYQRIIESDKEQLIDLPFTLAITKLRKGLALLNMELSDSTLAKRCFDETLELMSQIHVKRVKAECYMGLILYYRENVKEAKRYAQLGLKETNKVQDYWMSALLLSALTKVLVEAGQHEEAILHGKLAYTYFERSEDVYGQMVISFWLTTCFYEMQDVETAQQYYNVYWEFCRNDYPFFMKKRTLFGPQRPLAFLHLAKNVGRQQEVLDFLQQAMHPDESLKLALFGPVQIMHENHSIQDKEWKRMKAKELFLYLYMHRRQFVSKQQLCEAIWQNDEEAMTRDFKVVYNAMLKTLEPARTAREESNFIIRRQQLYKLDSTWIQSDVALFDYYAQKGLEEKRPKVSNEWLKIAMSFAIAPFCSDNERDWILPMRSFYDEQIVKVSEKIAQNYVRLEQFEQVIFWAEKLLLVDPGHEEGYRLMMLANYYKGNRREALKVYDNCVKALDEQYQLAPMETTEQLYDLLLKM from the coding sequence ATGGAACAGCATATTTTTGTATCGAAATTGATTCCGCCAACACCTGTACAAAACTATTTACGAAGAGCGAATTTGTTGAAAAAGCTTTCGGAATGGGAGCAGGCAAAGTGCATTATTTTAACAAGTAGCGCGGGCTACGGAAAAACATCATTGATTAGCCAATTCGTTCATGATCAAAAAATAGTTTGTACTTGGTACCAAATTACGAGTGACGATGATGCGATTTTCCCATTTTTAAGACATTTAATCGTTAGTGTACAACAGCAATTTCCTACGTTTGGACAAGGCATGACAGGCTGGGACGCTAAGTTAAAATTTCATAACGTAGAGGAACTTTTACAGCTTTCAAAGCAGCTAGTAAATGAATTTCATAAAATTAATCAACCAATTTTAGTTGTGCTGGATGATTATCACTATGTGTCGCACGTCTTCTCTATTAATTATGTATTAAATCAATTATTGCAATTTTTGCCGAAAACAATTCATCTTATGGTGGCCACACGAAAAATGCCCGAGTGGAATTGTTTACTGAAGTTGCGCATGAATAATCAATTAATTGAATGCGTAGAACAGGAGTTTATTTTTTCCGAAGAAGATATTCAGTTTTTATTTGAAGCTTATTTTGAACGCAGTCTGTCTGATGAGGAATGTGAGTTTGTGATGCAAATGACGGAGGGTTGGGCAATGGCTGTGCTTTTACTTGCATATCAAGCGAAGCATACGGATAAACAATTGATCGATATAGCAAATGGTTCTGTGACCAACTTCTTTGCGTTTTTATCAGAGGAAGTGTTTGATAAGCTTGAATCCAATGTACAGCAACTTTTATTGAAGCTGAGTGTACATCAATTAATTTCTCTAGATGTGCTAACGGATATTTACGGAGAAAAATGGGGAGAAGATGTTCAAAATCAGCTTTCTAAAATAGCCTTTGTCATTCCGCTTGCAGGGGGAAGGAAATATCGTTTCCATGCATTGTTTCAACAATTTTTACAGCAACATTTAAAAGCATGTTCACCTGAAACGTTTGAACAGCTTCATGAAGATGCGGCCATTTATTATGCGAACGGGCAATTAGGGATTTTAGCGGTGACACATGCAACTTACTTATCCAATTCTCAATTATTAGAGAGGCTATTGCTTCAATTTGCCCCGCAATTTATCGAAGCAGGTCAGTTTGATTATTTAATAGAGCGCATAAAAGATATTCCATATGCAAATAAAGGCTATCAGCTTCTTTATTATGAAGGGGAAAGTCAGCGTTATCGCGCGCATTATGAAAAGGCAAAAAATGCATATTTGGCGTGTTATGAATTGGCGCAAATTCAGCAAGACTCTGTGTTTATGATGCGTGCGCAATTTGGCTTGGCGAATATATATTTAGATACATTGCAGCCTGTTTTTGCAGAAGGTCATTTGCAACATGCCATTCTCTTATTAGAGGAGGCAAAAGTAAGTGATGAAGAACGCCAAAAAATTAATATTTATTATACAGAAAATCTTGTGAATTTAGGGAGAGCAGGTGAAGCGCAGCGGTGGAGTGAAGAGCAACAATTGTCCTTAAAATTAAATAATATTGATGCCCGTCTTTACTTACGCCAAGGACAATTGGAACTGGCAAAAGAAACGTTAAAACATCGTGTAGCGAAGCCATTTCAATGGGAAGAGGCTCACCGAACGACCGATTTATTATTAGTGTTAATTGATGTATTAACGGGTGAAAATGAACAAGCGTATCAGCGAATTATTGAAAGTGATAAGGAGCAGTTAATAGATCTGCCTTTTACACTAGCTATTACAAAGCTCCGCAAAGGGTTAGCGCTACTCAATATGGAATTGAGTGATTCGACATTAGCAAAAAGATGCTTTGATGAAACGCTCGAGCTAATGAGCCAAATTCATGTAAAACGTGTAAAAGCGGAATGCTATATGGGGTTAATCTTGTACTATCGTGAAAATGTAAAAGAGGCGAAAAGATACGCACAACTTGGACTGAAAGAAACGAACAAGGTGCAAGATTACTGGATGTCTGCACTGTTACTCAGCGCTTTGACGAAAGTTTTAGTGGAAGCGGGTCAACATGAGGAAGCGATTTTACATGGAAAACTAGCCTATACGTATTTTGAGCGTAGTGAAGATGTATATGGACAAATGGTCATTTCGTTTTGGTTGACGACCTGTTTTTATGAAATGCAGGATGTAGAAACGGCACAACAATACTATAACGTGTATTGGGAATTTTGTCGTAATGACTATCCATTTTTCATGAAAAAGCGAACGTTATTTGGTCCGCAAAGGCCTTTAGCGTTCCTTCATCTAGCAAAAAATGTAGGTAGACAACAAGAGGTGCTCGATTTTTTACAACAAGCAATGCATCCAGATGAATCTTTAAAACTAGCGTTGTTTGGGCCTGTTCAGATTATGCATGAAAATCACTCGATACAAGATAAAGAGTGGAAGCGTATGAAGGCAAAGGAGTTATTTTTATATTTATACATGCACCGTCGGCAATTTGTTTCCAAGCAGCAGCTATGTGAAGCGATTTGGCAAAATGATGAAGAAGCGATGACAAGGGATTTTAAAGTTGTGTATAATGCGATGTTGAAAACGTTGGAACCTGCGAGAACAGCACGGGAAGAAAGCAATTTTATCATTCGTCGTCAACAACTATATAAATTAGATAGCACGTGGATTCAAAGTGATGTCGCATTATTCGATTATTATGCACAAAAAGGGTTAGAAGAAAAGCGACCGAAAGTTTCAAATGAATGGTTGAAAATAGCGATGTCATTTGCAATTGCTCCATTTTGTTCAGACAATGAACGTGATTGGATTTTACCAATGCGGAGTTTTTATGATGAGCAAATAGTTAAGGTGAGCGAAAAAATTGCTCAAAACTATGTGCGTTTAGAGCAATTTGAGCAGGTCATTTTTTGGGCAGAGAAACTATTATTAGTGGACCCAGGGCATGAAGAAGGCTATCGCTTAATGATGCTAGCAAACTATTATAAAGGAAATCGTCGTGAAGCATTGAAAGTGTATGACAATTGCGTAAAAGCATTAGATGAGCAATACCAGCTAGCACCAATGGAAACAACGGAGCAACTTTATGATCTACTATTAAAAATGTAA
- a CDS encoding substrate-binding domain-containing protein, whose translation MKKHLWWVFVVCALFLLVACNSDSSEPEDTTGSTDSGVKDESGTTSSGDEGEKGTIKVGVLASLTGALESYGKQTQKGFELGLEYATEGTMEVAGKKIEVVWEDTETKPEVAVQKATKLLEDDKVDFLVGSSSSGDTLAVLPLAEEYEKIMIVEPAVADSITGSEFNPFIFRTARNSSQDAYAAAAAIAGDGVKIATFAPDYSFGWDGVAAFKTAAEKLGAEIVLEEFADPAATDFTSNLQKIIEAKPDFLFVVWAGANSPWNQIADLKLQEKGIKVSTGAPDIIALQFMEPLIGMEGFTVYHHTLPKNKVNDWLVEEHKKRFNGEVPDLFTPGGFSAAVAIVEALKKSEGEADGNTLIPLMEGMSFETPKGTMTFRKEDHQALQPMYSIKLEKVAEFDYPVPVLIRELSPDETEPPILN comes from the coding sequence ATGAAAAAGCATTTATGGTGGGTTTTCGTAGTATGTGCATTATTTCTATTAGTTGCTTGTAATAGTGACTCAAGTGAACCTGAAGATACAACAGGAAGCACAGATTCAGGTGTTAAAGATGAAAGCGGAACAACCTCTTCTGGAGATGAAGGTGAAAAAGGAACGATTAAAGTTGGGGTGCTTGCATCATTAACAGGAGCACTCGAATCTTATGGAAAACAAACACAAAAAGGTTTTGAATTAGGTTTAGAGTATGCAACTGAAGGAACAATGGAAGTTGCGGGTAAAAAAATTGAAGTGGTATGGGAAGATACAGAAACAAAACCTGAAGTAGCTGTGCAAAAAGCAACAAAATTATTAGAGGATGACAAAGTAGATTTTTTAGTTGGTTCATCAAGCTCTGGTGATACATTAGCTGTTTTACCTTTAGCAGAAGAATACGAAAAAATTATGATTGTTGAACCAGCTGTTGCTGATAGTATTACAGGTTCGGAATTCAACCCATTTATTTTCCGTACAGCGCGTAACTCATCACAAGATGCATATGCAGCGGCAGCAGCCATTGCAGGTGACGGCGTAAAAATCGCAACATTTGCACCAGATTACTCATTTGGATGGGACGGTGTAGCAGCCTTTAAGACAGCGGCAGAAAAATTAGGGGCGGAAATTGTTTTAGAAGAATTTGCAGATCCAGCAGCAACAGATTTTACATCGAATTTACAAAAGATTATTGAGGCAAAACCAGATTTCCTTTTCGTAGTGTGGGCAGGTGCGAACTCTCCTTGGAATCAAATCGCAGACTTAAAGCTACAAGAAAAAGGAATCAAAGTTTCGACAGGAGCACCGGATATTATCGCACTTCAATTTATGGAGCCTTTAATTGGGATGGAAGGGTTCACTGTATATCACCATACATTACCTAAAAATAAAGTGAATGATTGGTTAGTAGAGGAGCATAAAAAACGATTTAATGGCGAAGTGCCAGATTTATTCACACCAGGCGGATTCTCGGCAGCAGTGGCGATTGTCGAAGCACTAAAAAAATCTGAAGGGGAAGCAGATGGCAATACGCTTATTCCATTAATGGAAGGCATGTCATTTGAAACACCAAAAGGCACGATGACATTCCGTAAAGAAGATCATCAAGCATTACAACCAATGTATTCAATTAAGCTAGAAAAAGTTGCTGAATTTGATTACCCAGTTCCAGTATTAATTCGTGAGTTATCCCCAGACGAAACAGAGCCGCCAATTTTAAATTAA
- a CDS encoding ABC transporter ATP-binding protein, whose product MEPILKTENLSIKFGEHRAVDRVNFEMPHKHFKSIIGPNGAGKTTFFNLISGELEPTEGEVFFKGESLKKRTAVDRTRLGIGRSFQITNVFPNLTVLENVRLAVQSKRKVRFDVFRHFLQYKELTNEAMQILEQVLLTDKMNQVANQLSHGEKRKLEIGMLLALDTEILLLDEPTAGMSLEEVPAILDVIRSIKARGDKSILLIEHKMDMIIDLSDSIMVLFNGALLADGTPQDIMKNETVQQAYLGGLSNV is encoded by the coding sequence ATGGAACCTATTTTAAAAACAGAAAATTTATCCATTAAATTCGGTGAACATAGGGCTGTTGATCGTGTGAACTTTGAAATGCCTCATAAGCACTTTAAATCCATTATTGGTCCAAACGGCGCGGGAAAAACAACCTTCTTCAATTTAATTAGTGGTGAGCTAGAGCCAACTGAAGGGGAAGTGTTTTTTAAGGGCGAGTCATTAAAAAAGAGAACCGCTGTTGACCGCACAAGGCTAGGCATAGGGCGATCCTTTCAAATTACAAATGTATTTCCTAATTTAACAGTATTAGAAAATGTTAGGTTAGCTGTGCAATCAAAAAGAAAAGTGCGATTTGATGTATTTCGTCATTTTTTACAATATAAAGAGTTAACAAATGAAGCTATGCAAATATTAGAGCAAGTATTACTAACGGACAAAATGAATCAAGTGGCTAATCAATTGTCACATGGTGAAAAAAGGAAGCTTGAAATTGGAATGTTGCTCGCGTTAGATACCGAAATATTATTGCTCGATGAACCAACAGCTGGAATGTCTTTAGAAGAAGTGCCTGCCATTTTAGATGTGATTCGTTCGATTAAAGCGCGTGGAGATAAGTCAATTTTATTAATTGAACATAAGATGGACATGATTATCGACTTATCTGATTCAATTATGGTGCTCTTTAATGGTGCGCTTTTAGCAGATGGCACACCACAGGACATTATGAAAAATGAAACGGTGCAACAAGCGTATTTGGGAGGGCTATCCAATGTCTAA
- a CDS encoding ABC transporter ATP-binding protein — MSNILLLENVETYISQYHILQGISFEAKKGEVSVLLGRNGAGKTTTLRTIMGLTPAAKGSVIFDNQTITKRAPYDIANSGIGYVPEDQGIFAHLTVEENMRVAIRKETESVMEKQAYILELFPDLKRFWKKNGGNLSGGQKQMLAMARAFVNDSKLLLIDEPSKGLAPIVVEKVMEAITEMKKHTSILLVEQNFMMASKIGDTYTLIDDGRTVQSGAMQSLIEDEVLKRKYLGIG; from the coding sequence ATGTCTAACATTTTATTACTAGAAAATGTAGAAACGTATATTTCACAATATCATATTTTACAGGGGATTTCATTTGAAGCAAAGAAGGGGGAAGTGTCTGTATTGTTAGGACGAAATGGTGCTGGAAAGACGACGACATTACGTACGATTATGGGGCTAACACCTGCTGCGAAAGGTTCGGTTATTTTTGATAATCAAACGATTACAAAACGAGCACCGTATGATATTGCGAATAGTGGTATTGGCTACGTGCCGGAAGATCAAGGGATTTTTGCTCATTTAACGGTAGAAGAAAATATGCGTGTTGCGATTCGAAAAGAAACGGAATCCGTGATGGAAAAGCAAGCGTACATTTTAGAGCTATTCCCCGATTTGAAAAGGTTTTGGAAGAAAAACGGTGGGAATTTATCCGGTGGGCAAAAACAAATGTTGGCTATGGCGAGAGCGTTTGTGAACGATAGTAAGCTGTTATTAATTGATGAACCATCAAAGGGACTTGCACCAATTGTCGTGGAGAAGGTAATGGAAGCGATAACAGAAATGAAAAAGCATACGTCGATTTTATTAGTTGAACAAAACTTTATGATGGCCAGTAAAATCGGCGATACGTATACATTGATTGATGACGGGCGTACAGTCCAATCGGGTGCAATGCAATCACTTATTGAAGATGAAGTGCTAAAGCGTAAATATTTAGGAATTGGCTAA
- a CDS encoding branched-chain amino acid ABC transporter permease, whose amino-acid sequence MELIVSLTINGLATGMLIFLLAAGLTLIFGLMDVLNFAHGGLFVWGAYTGVFSYAWSNSFLIGIIAAILTGITLGFVTERLIITPVYGNHVQQILITLGFMLVLQEMIKVVFGPNGVPVKVPTYLAGSWEIGNLTIIKYRIFIIVVGLILFSILQFILKRTKVGLIVRAGVMNKEMTQALGINIKRVFLIVFMCGAALAALGGMLMAPYSGVVYAEMGMEYAILGFIVVVIGGMGSFQGSLMAAILVGLAGSFMAYYVPFLSMAVNMILMVIVLIFRPQGLFTLAKG is encoded by the coding sequence ATGGAATTAATCGTAAGTCTAACGATCAATGGATTAGCAACGGGTATGCTTATCTTTTTATTAGCTGCAGGATTGACGCTCATTTTTGGCTTAATGGATGTATTAAACTTTGCGCATGGTGGGCTTTTCGTGTGGGGTGCATATACGGGTGTTTTCTCTTATGCATGGAGCAATAGCTTTTTAATTGGCATTATTGCGGCCATTTTAACAGGTATTACTCTTGGATTTGTTACGGAAAGACTAATCATTACCCCGGTATATGGAAATCATGTGCAGCAAATTTTAATTACACTTGGCTTTATGTTGGTGTTGCAGGAAATGATTAAAGTTGTATTCGGTCCAAATGGTGTTCCAGTAAAAGTGCCTACTTATTTAGCTGGGAGTTGGGAAATCGGCAATTTAACGATTATTAAATACCGTATTTTTATTATTGTCGTTGGTCTCATATTATTTTCAATTTTACAGTTCATTTTAAAACGAACAAAAGTGGGGTTAATTGTTCGTGCGGGTGTGATGAATAAGGAAATGACACAAGCGCTAGGTATAAATATAAAGCGTGTATTTTTAATCGTCTTTATGTGTGGTGCCGCACTGGCAGCATTAGGCGGTATGCTAATGGCGCCATACTCAGGTGTCGTGTATGCCGAAATGGGGATGGAATACGCAATTTTAGGTTTTATTGTTGTTGTAATTGGCGGAATGGGCAGTTTCCAAGGATCTTTAATGGCGGCCATTCTTGTAGGGCTTGCGGGCAGCTTTATGGCGTACTATGTACCATTTCTATCAATGGCAGTGAATATGATTCTGATGGTTATTGTCTTAATTTTCCGTCCGCAAGGCTTATTCACGTTGGCAAAGGGGTGA
- a CDS encoding branched-chain amino acid ABC transporter permease, translating to MLKQPTLLSRTNAVYSVLLLAMIAFPLVMDSRTLTILLTQFCIFAILAMSYDILLGYTGIISFGHAMFFGIGAYMTAIMLSRFEPTVGIFLASIVAGIFISVLISIISGALTLRLKNHFYAMFTMAISGLFLVVAEKWRTVTKGNDGFTFKAPEIFRERLYFYFFVLVCLVVVFMLLKRFVSSPFGKVLIAIRENEQRTRSLGFKTLSYKIIASVVAGGVASLAGSLYAISLRFVNTSVMAMDITLDALLMTIIGGVGTLIGPILGAGVIEFTQHYLSGLARQYPIFERWIIFFGILYILAVIFFPRGIIGTIYIKFNEWKMKKKQNPVAAKLIEKKE from the coding sequence ATGTTGAAACAACCAACATTATTATCAAGAACAAATGCGGTTTATTCAGTGCTATTACTTGCCATGATTGCTTTTCCGCTCGTCATGGATTCACGTACATTAACGATTTTATTAACACAATTTTGTATTTTTGCGATTTTAGCAATGAGCTATGATATTTTACTAGGCTATACGGGAATTATTTCATTCGGGCATGCGATGTTTTTCGGAATTGGCGCCTACATGACAGCAATTATGTTGAGCCGCTTTGAGCCGACAGTTGGTATCTTTTTAGCTTCTATCGTAGCAGGGATTTTCATCTCTGTTTTAATAAGTATCATAAGTGGCGCCCTAACATTACGCTTAAAAAATCACTTCTATGCGATGTTTACAATGGCGATTTCAGGCTTATTTTTAGTCGTCGCAGAAAAATGGCGTACCGTGACAAAAGGCAATGACGGCTTCACATTTAAAGCGCCTGAAATTTTCCGTGAACGTTTGTACTTTTATTTCTTTGTTCTTGTTTGCCTAGTCGTCGTATTTATGTTGTTAAAACGTTTTGTCTCTTCACCATTTGGTAAGGTGCTAATTGCAATCCGAGAAAATGAACAACGTACACGCTCGTTAGGTTTTAAAACGCTTAGCTATAAAATTATTGCCTCGGTCGTTGCGGGAGGTGTTGCAAGTTTAGCTGGATCGTTGTATGCAATATCACTACGTTTTGTGAATACAAGCGTGATGGCGATGGATATTACGCTGGATGCTTTGCTCATGACGATTATCGGTGGGGTTGGGACGTTAATTGGTCCGATACTTGGTGCAGGTGTTATTGAATTTACACAGCATTATTTATCCGGCTTAGCACGTCAATATCCGATTTTTGAGCGTTGGATTATTTTCTTCGGAATTCTTTATATTTTGGCCGTAATCTTCTTCCCGCGCGGAATTATTGGAACGATTTATATAAAATTTAACGAATGGAAAATGAAGAAAAAACAAAATCCTGTAGCTGCGAAGCTCATAGAAAAAAAGGAGTGA
- a CDS encoding 3-oxoacyl-ACP synthase — protein MIGITGLGIYLPTGRMSSQDIAQLGNIPLSVVEEKMGIIEKVVAGPDDHPVEMSIKAAREAILEAKLDAKDIDVVIYIGEEHKEYPIWTAAIKIQEEVGAVNAWAFDVQLRCGTAIMAMKVAKSLMQADETIQTVLLAGGYRNHDLIDYANERTRFMFNLGAGAGAMILQKHATKNLVLESELITDGSFSEDVVIPVGGTKQPLTQELLLQGKYYLDVLDPAGMKRRLEQKSLENFLKVIRRSLEKSGYTEQQVAYVAMLHMKKSAHNFVLHELGLTEDNSIYLSHYGHIGQIDQILSLYLARQQGKLQDGMIISLVSAGIGYAWGAITVKWGE, from the coding sequence ATGATTGGAATTACAGGACTGGGGATTTATTTACCAACAGGAAGAATGTCTAGCCAAGATATTGCGCAGCTAGGGAATATTCCACTATCAGTTGTCGAAGAAAAAATGGGGATTATTGAAAAAGTCGTCGCAGGTCCAGATGATCACCCTGTCGAAATGAGTATTAAGGCGGCGCGTGAAGCAATCTTGGAGGCTAAACTGGACGCAAAAGATATTGATGTTGTGATTTATATTGGAGAGGAGCATAAAGAATATCCAATTTGGACAGCGGCAATCAAGATTCAAGAGGAAGTCGGAGCTGTGAATGCGTGGGCATTTGATGTTCAACTAAGATGTGGTACGGCGATTATGGCAATGAAAGTAGCCAAAAGTTTAATGCAGGCAGACGAGACAATTCAAACGGTGCTACTAGCAGGCGGTTATCGCAATCACGACTTGATTGATTATGCGAATGAAAGAACACGCTTCATGTTTAATCTCGGTGCGGGCGCGGGTGCAATGATTTTACAAAAGCACGCGACAAAAAATCTTGTGCTGGAGTCAGAATTAATTACAGATGGTTCGTTTTCAGAAGATGTTGTCATACCTGTTGGAGGAACGAAGCAGCCATTAACTCAAGAGCTTTTGCTGCAAGGGAAATACTATTTAGATGTGTTAGATCCAGCAGGAATGAAACGAAGACTTGAGCAAAAATCGCTTGAAAATTTTTTAAAGGTAATTCGCCGTTCACTCGAAAAAAGTGGCTATACCGAGCAACAAGTAGCTTATGTTGCGATGTTGCATATGAAAAAATCTGCGCATAACTTTGTGCTACATGAACTTGGTTTAACCGAGGATAACTCGATTTACTTATCTCACTACGGTCATATCGGCCAAATTGATCAAATTTTATCACTTTATTTAGCAAGACAGCAAGGGAAATTGCAAGATGGCATGATTATTTCACTTGTTAGTGCGGGAATTGGCTATGCATGGGGAGCAATTACAGTAAAGTGGGGGGAATAA